The following coding sequences lie in one Lelliottia jeotgali genomic window:
- a CDS encoding sugar ABC transport system, permease protein YjfF — translation MIKRNLPLMITLGVFVLGYLYCLTQFPGFASTRVICNILTDNAFLGIIAVGMTFVILSGGIDLSVGSVIAFTGVFLAKAIGFWGISPLLAFPLVLVMGCAFGAFMGLLIDALKIPAFIITLAGMFFLRGVSYLVSEESIPINHPIYDTLSSLAWKIPGGGRLSAMGLLMLGVVVIGMFLAHRTRFGNQVYAIGGSATSANLMGISTRSTTIRIYMLSTGLATLAGIVFSIYTQAGYALAGVGVELDAIASVVIGGTLLSGGVGTVLGTLFGVAIQGLIQTYINFDGTLSSWWTKIAIGVLLFIFIALQRGLTVLWENRLSSPVTRVSTTTLNR, via the coding sequence ATGATAAAACGTAACTTACCGCTCATGATCACCCTGGGCGTCTTTGTGCTGGGCTATCTCTATTGCCTGACGCAATTCCCCGGTTTCGCCTCGACGCGTGTGATTTGCAACATTCTGACTGATAACGCCTTTCTGGGGATTATCGCTGTCGGCATGACCTTCGTGATCCTTTCCGGCGGGATCGATCTCTCCGTCGGGTCGGTGATTGCCTTTACCGGCGTGTTCCTCGCCAAAGCGATTGGGTTCTGGGGGATCTCGCCGCTGCTGGCTTTCCCGCTGGTGCTGGTGATGGGCTGCGCGTTTGGTGCGTTTATGGGCCTGCTGATTGATGCTCTGAAAATCCCCGCGTTTATCATTACCCTCGCCGGGATGTTTTTCCTGCGTGGTGTGAGTTATCTGGTATCGGAAGAGTCGATCCCAATCAACCATCCGATCTACGACACTCTCTCCAGCCTGGCGTGGAAAATCCCCGGTGGCGGTCGTCTGAGCGCGATGGGCCTGCTGATGCTCGGCGTGGTGGTGATCGGCATGTTCCTTGCGCACCGTACCCGTTTTGGCAACCAGGTCTACGCTATCGGCGGCAGCGCGACATCGGCAAATCTGATGGGGATCTCCACCCGCAGCACCACGATCCGCATTTACATGCTATCAACGGGGCTGGCGACCCTGGCGGGAATTGTCTTCTCGATCTATACCCAGGCGGGCTACGCGCTGGCGGGCGTGGGCGTTGAACTGGACGCGATTGCCTCGGTGGTGATTGGCGGCACGCTCTTGAGCGGCGGCGTTGGAACGGTACTCGGCACGCTGTTTGGTGTGGCGATCCAGGGGCTGATTCAGACCTACATTAACTTCGACGGGACGCTCAGCTCCTGGTGGACCAAAATCGCGATTGGCGTTTTGCTGTTCATCTTTATCGCGCTCCAGCGTGGTCTGACGGTACTGTGGGAAAATCGCCTCAGCTCGCCGGTGACGCGGGTGAGCACCACAACGCTCAACAGATAA
- a CDS encoding Methyl-accepting chemotaxis protein I (serine chemoreceptor protein), translated as MLKTLSIRTGLLSLLAVMTLLLLIVSGIGIYALTQSSSSLQRINHLQGEQMVQLNAGYTLILRARNEAGQAVRLMEIGMLDDAAKSVQNINREVAQAQKTLKGVIDGGIENPKGQQLLDKVAASFATYNAEGITPMVAALNQQSADTYYDLLENKLIPVARQFDNDMQAFQSWSEKRGKSEVKAVQSSKNRVMMLIVIAALLTAGIIVLAWLSLRNMLLKPLLASIAQLEHVAAGDLTHSLNEPTSQEFNRLNAAIEEMRQSLMGSVMRVRDASSQIDTGSRELTAGNMNLAQRTESTATSLEQTAASMEEITATVKQNADNAEQAHQMAKSVSDTADHGSEMVCYVIEKMRDISGSSARIADILSVIDGIAFQTNILALNASVEAARAGEQGRGFAVVAGEVRNLASRSADAAKEIRTLISDSQTHVNEGSELAQQAGETMDEIATEVLRMTKLMREIANASLEQSRGIEQVNIAVNQMDETAQQNAALVQQSSAATRSLEEQSRELIEAMSSFKLSAQTA; from the coding sequence ATGCTGAAAACGCTATCGATTCGTACCGGCTTGCTTTCGTTACTGGCCGTTATGACCCTTCTGCTGCTGATTGTCAGCGGCATTGGCATTTATGCCCTCACACAGAGTTCCTCTTCTTTACAGCGCATTAATCACCTTCAGGGTGAGCAGATGGTGCAGCTCAACGCGGGTTACACCCTGATTTTGCGCGCCCGTAACGAAGCGGGTCAGGCCGTTCGACTCATGGAAATCGGTATGCTAGACGATGCCGCCAAATCCGTGCAGAACATCAATCGCGAAGTCGCTCAGGCGCAAAAAACGCTGAAAGGCGTGATCGACGGCGGCATTGAGAACCCGAAAGGGCAGCAACTGCTGGACAAAGTGGCGGCAAGTTTTGCCACCTATAACGCCGAAGGGATCACTCCGATGGTGGCCGCGCTGAACCAACAGAGCGCCGATACCTATTACGATCTGCTGGAGAATAAGCTGATCCCGGTCGCGCGTCAGTTTGATAACGACATGCAAGCGTTCCAGTCGTGGAGCGAAAAGCGCGGGAAATCGGAAGTGAAAGCGGTGCAGTCGAGCAAAAACCGGGTGATGATGCTGATCGTGATCGCCGCCCTGCTCACCGCCGGGATCATCGTTCTGGCCTGGCTTTCTCTGCGCAATATGCTGCTTAAACCGCTTCTGGCGTCGATTGCTCAGCTGGAACACGTGGCGGCAGGCGATCTGACACACAGCCTGAACGAACCGACCAGCCAGGAATTTAACCGCCTGAATGCGGCGATCGAAGAGATGCGCCAGTCGCTGATGGGCTCGGTCATGCGCGTGCGCGATGCCAGCTCGCAAATTGATACAGGCAGCCGCGAGTTGACCGCCGGAAACATGAATCTGGCCCAGCGCACGGAATCCACGGCGACCTCCCTTGAGCAGACGGCAGCGAGTATGGAAGAGATCACCGCCACCGTGAAGCAGAACGCCGATAACGCCGAACAGGCGCACCAGATGGCGAAAAGCGTCTCGGATACCGCCGATCACGGCAGCGAAATGGTGTGCTACGTAATTGAAAAAATGCGCGATATCTCAGGCAGCTCGGCGCGCATCGCAGACATCCTGAGCGTGATTGACGGCATTGCTTTCCAGACGAACATTCTGGCGCTCAATGCTTCGGTCGAAGCAGCGCGCGCGGGAGAGCAGGGGCGTGGGTTTGCGGTGGTCGCCGGAGAAGTGCGTAACCTCGCCAGTCGCAGCGCCGATGCGGCGAAAGAGATTCGTACGCTAATCAGTGATTCCCAGACTCACGTCAACGAAGGCAGCGAGCTGGCGCAGCAGGCTGGCGAAACGATGGATGAAATCGCCACCGAAGTGCTGCGCATGACCAAACTGATGCGTGAGATCGCCAACGCGTCTCTGGAGCAGAGCCGTGGTATTGAGCAGGTGAATATCGCGGTCAATCAGATGGACGAAACCGCGCAGCAAAATGCTGCGCTGGTACAACAATCTTCCGCTGCGACCCGCTCTCTGGAAGAGCAATCGCGCGAGCTGATTGAAGCCATGTCGTCGTTTAAATTATCGGCCCAAACGGCCTAA
- a CDS encoding Chromosome initiation inhibitor, with the protein MQNYSRANTGIDLNLIPVFIEIVRCGSMAKASVRLDMSRPAVSLALKRFNQLFDEPLFIRKGLYLEPTQKALQLTNSLENLMADIHQNIGAVNTAEV; encoded by the coding sequence ATGCAAAATTATTCTCGTGCAAACACCGGTATCGATTTAAATCTTATTCCTGTTTTTATTGAGATTGTCCGCTGCGGCAGCATGGCGAAAGCCTCCGTGCGTCTGGACATGTCGCGCCCGGCGGTGAGCCTGGCGTTAAAACGTTTTAATCAACTTTTTGATGAGCCGTTATTTATTCGTAAAGGTTTATATCTTGAGCCCACGCAAAAAGCATTACAGCTGACAAATTCGCTGGAAAATTTAATGGCGGATATTCATCAAAATATTGGTGCGGTGAATACTGCGGAAGTATAA